A window from Prosthecobacter algae encodes these proteins:
- a CDS encoding nucleoside monophosphate kinase, whose amino-acid sequence MQPTPAEPTAKPAAPPDLEIKDAQLIFNQVWKQLEDDYGRENLRFPKELILLGGAPGAGKGTNTNFIRKLRGITAEPIVVSALLDSPESQKLKSQGGMVGDREVVGILFRKLLEPEQQNGAILDGFPRTKVQVECLKLLFDEMMRLRRDFSATPDAFHFKQPIFHIMVLFVDEAESIARQLKRGQEVLAHNEEVRRSGLGELWEERATDFDPTLARNRYKVFKEKTYDALVSLKEIFHYHFINAQASLDLVQENIVRELEYQSSLELDPRTFDLLRKLPLASEIIRHARQDLVRRLDSYKVEKADLMQAVVDFIEGKMMPIIVRHAISGRADINSENTLFHDPEALAILIDIFSERGFHATADLHLIEIPERFDLQTGEIHCRKKKVFRFNIRFKGSEIRRG is encoded by the coding sequence ATGCAGCCCACCCCCGCTGAACCCACCGCCAAACCTGCCGCGCCTCCCGATCTGGAAATCAAGGACGCCCAGCTCATTTTCAACCAGGTGTGGAAGCAGCTCGAGGATGACTACGGCCGCGAAAACCTGCGCTTCCCAAAGGAGCTCATCCTCCTCGGCGGGGCCCCCGGTGCGGGCAAAGGCACCAACACCAACTTCATCCGCAAGCTGCGCGGCATCACCGCCGAGCCCATCGTCGTCAGCGCCCTTCTCGACAGCCCTGAATCCCAAAAGCTGAAGTCCCAGGGTGGCATGGTGGGCGACCGTGAAGTCGTCGGCATCCTCTTCCGCAAACTCCTCGAACCCGAGCAGCAAAACGGGGCTATCCTCGATGGCTTCCCCCGCACCAAAGTGCAGGTGGAGTGCCTGAAGCTCCTCTTTGATGAAATGATGCGCCTGCGCCGGGACTTCTCCGCCACGCCCGATGCCTTCCATTTCAAACAGCCCATCTTCCACATCATGGTGCTCTTTGTGGATGAGGCCGAAAGCATCGCCCGCCAGCTCAAACGCGGCCAGGAAGTCCTCGCCCACAATGAGGAAGTCCGCCGCTCCGGCCTGGGCGAACTCTGGGAAGAACGCGCCACCGACTTCGATCCCACCCTCGCCCGCAATCGCTACAAGGTCTTCAAAGAGAAGACGTACGATGCGCTCGTCTCCCTGAAGGAAATCTTCCACTACCACTTCATCAATGCCCAGGCCTCGCTGGACCTCGTGCAGGAAAACATCGTGCGCGAGCTGGAGTATCAAAGCTCCCTGGAGCTGGATCCCCGCACCTTCGACCTCCTGCGCAAGCTGCCGCTGGCCAGCGAAATCATCCGCCATGCCCGGCAAGACCTCGTCCGCCGCCTGGACAGCTACAAGGTGGAAAAGGCCGACCTCATGCAGGCCGTCGTGGATTTCATCGAGGGCAAAATGATGCCCATCATCGTCCGCCACGCCATCTCTGGCCGCGCCGATATCAACTCGGAAAACACCCTTTTCCACGACCCCGAAGCCCTGGCCATCCTCATCGACATCTTCTCCGAGCGCGGCTTCCACGCCACTGCCGATCTCCACCTCATCGAGATCCCCGAACGCTTCGACCTGCAGACCGGCGAGATCCACTGCCGGAAGAAAAAAGTCTTCCGCTTCAACATCCGCTTCAAAGGCTCCGAGATCCGCCGCGGCTAA
- a CDS encoding type III secretion system chaperone has translation MRSSAKGASTGEKTPAEPLEVMRRLISEVNGLSGQALEVNDQGLCVMESTEGMPMTLTLHDNSNSLLLTAMIAESEGPPSPEQMRKLLEINAYGADTLGGWLALIPDSAIAVFHFEWRPFQASDGETLSKLLNTFINHAHHLRDRVAEAV, from the coding sequence ATGCGCTCCTCTGCCAAGGGGGCTTCGACGGGTGAAAAAACTCCGGCTGAGCCGCTGGAGGTGATGCGCCGTCTGATCAGCGAAGTGAATGGGCTTTCGGGTCAGGCCCTGGAGGTGAACGACCAGGGGCTCTGCGTGATGGAAAGTACGGAGGGAATGCCCATGACCTTGACCCTGCATGACAACAGCAACAGTTTGCTGCTCACGGCGATGATTGCGGAATCTGAGGGTCCCCCCAGCCCTGAACAGATGCGGAAGCTGCTGGAGATCAATGCCTATGGGGCTGATACTCTGGGAGGCTGGCTGGCGCTCATCCCGGACAGCGCCATCGCCGTTTTCCATTTCGAATGGCGGCCATTTCAGGCCAGCGATGGGGAGACTCTCAGCAAGCTTCTCAATACCTTCATCAATCATGCGCACCATCTGCGTGACCGTGTGGCTGAGGCGGTCTAA